GGATCCGAAACGGCGTCTCGGCGGCGTCGGCGACCGCTCGAGCGTCGGCTCGAGACCACGAGACGCCGGCCGCGCCGCCAACGGCGGCCAGCACTTCTCGGCGCGAGGCGACGCGCCCGCTTGCGGCCACGTCGTCGAGTCCGGTCGGAAGCGACGGAGTCACGAGCAATCGACGGCGATCTCGACCATCGTGTCCGCTCGCTACGCCGGGCGTCGGTATCGATGTCGACCTTGCATTCGCCGAGCGGCCGGTTCCGGCCCGCATAGCGACTCTCGTAGCGGGGCAACACACTATCTCGCCGGACCGACGCGGCCGCTATCGACGGCCGGCTACTCGAGGGGGAACGACTCGACCGTCGAGTACACTGGCCCCGAATCGGTGAGGGTGCTCTCGGTCAGGCGCACCTCCTCGACCGTCGTCTCACCGATCGTTGGATCGCGCTCGCGGACGAGTTCTTGAACCAGGTCCTTGCCGCCGGCGTGTTCCATCCGCGCGAGCGTGACGTGGGGCGTGAAGTCGTGGGACTCCGCTTCGAATCCCATCGCCGTCGTTCGCTCCTCGATCGCCTCGTGGAGCCGCGTGAGTTCCTCGCCACCCGTTTCGGTACCGAACCAGACCACGTTAATGTAGTCGAGGCTCGGGAAGACGCCGAGGCCGCCGTAGCGGACCGTGAAGGGATCGACGTCGGCGTCCGCGACCGCAGCCTCGAACTCTCGCTCGAGGGCGGGCAGTCGGTCCTCGTCCACATCGCCGAGGAACTTCAGCGTGACATGGGCCTGCTCGGGATCCGTGAAGTTTAGCCCGCTGGCGTCCTCGAACTCGGCTTGCAGGTCGGCGACCGACGCCGCGAGGTCGTCGGGGAGGTCGACGCTGACGAACAGTCGCATATCGGGCGTCCGGTCGGCAGGCTATTGAATCGTGTGCCGAGCGACGCCGTCGGCGCGGCGCTCGTCGCCGTCGACGCGGAGAAAAACGAGTTGGGCTATTCAGTCGACGGTCCGGGACCGATCACTCGAACTCGCCCTCGAGGTCGCTGAAGTCCTTGATTACGTGGTAGCTGATCAGATCGTCCGGCCCGTCCTGCGCGATGCCGATCACGAGGCTCTGCTCGTCGGTATCGTCGATCGACACGGTGTCGGTCTTGCTCGGGCCGCTCTGTGACGGGTCGTCAGAGTCCGTCTCGTTGGCGGTGTCGTTCCCGTCGGTTTCGTTGGCGCCGTCAGGCTCGACGCCGCCGTCCTCGACGGACTCATTTGCCAACTCCTCGTTGGCCGTCGAGTCGGATTCGTTCGTCTCGTTCGTCTCGTTTCCGGAGTCGTCGCTCGAGTCGTCGGTAGTTCCCTCCTCGAGGGGATCGTCGAGCGCGACCGTGACCTCGTAGTCGCCGGTATCGGTCCAGACGTCGTCGTACTGGGCCGTCGCCTCGGTGCTCTCGTCGGAGTCCTCGTTTTCGGAGGTAGCCTTGAGATCGAACGTCTCCTCGAGGACGCTCTCGTCGTTGGGGTCGACAACCTCGATCGTTCCGCTGACCGACTCGTCGGCGCCGTTGAAGACGTTCACTTCCTTGAGCGCCATGTCGGCGAGGAAGTCGGCGACCGCCGAACAGCCGGCGAGCGAGGCCAGCGCGGTCGCGCTCCCGGCGGCGATGAACGTGCGCCGGGAGCAGAGGCGATCGGTTCGGGAGCGGTCCGTCGACGCGGAGGGCGTCGCTGTCGATCGGGGGCGGTTTGGCGGGGACATGCCACCCGATACTAATCGGCCGCCCTATAAAAATTTTTATGCTGACATCTTCCGGGAGAAAGCGAAGTCGCAGCAGGCGACCCGAATCGTCCGGCGGTCAGAGGTCGGCGTCCCTGAAGCGGAGGTAGCCGATCGCGACGGGACCGAGGATCCAGCCCAATAGAACGACCAGCGCAGTCCAGGAATTGACGACCGACGGTGCCGCCGCAGCGAGGTGGGCTTGCGTGGAATCGAACCCGAAGCGGACGGCGACGAGGTGACGGTACGCCTCGCTCGGCGACGCCAACTGGAGGGCCACCGCCCAGTCGGGGATCGGCGACGGGGCGTTGAAACGGAACAGAACCGAGACGATCGTGTCCACAAGCCAGATCCAGGCCCGATCGAGCGCGACGTAGAGGCCGATCGCCCTGACGAGAACCTGGCGATCGGCCTCGAAACTCATCGAGCAGGCGATCGCGATCGAAACGAACGCGACGCTGTACAGCACGGTTGCGCCGACGAAGGCCAGATACGACAGCGGCGCCGCGGAGTCGTACTGCGCGGCTGCGACCGCGCCGGCGACGACCAGTCCGGCGACCAGCGGGAACCCGAGCACGAGCGAGCGCCCGACGAGTTTGCCGGCGACGAAGTCTCGGCGCGACTGGGGCAGCGACAGCGCGAGGACGAGACTTCCCGATTCGCGCTCGTAGAGCACGGCCTTGTAGCCCAACGCGATGCCGATCAGGGGTACCAGCCCGTAGACGTTCCCGAACGCCGTCTCGACGAACGCCGGGAACGCTCCGGAGTCCGGACCGAAGACGGCGCTTCCGAGGACGAACAGGCCGACGAGCACCACGAGCAGGATCCAGATCGTCCGCGAGCGGATCGAATCCCGGAAATCCTTTCGTGCGGTCGGCCGCCAGTTCATCCGCGATCACCGCCGTCGAAGGGCGTTCGGAGAACCGTACCGTCGGAGGGTGTGCGATCGATCATAGGTCTGTGTTGCGAAATCGCAGGTAGCCGAACGCGACGGGGACGACGACCCAGGCGAGAAACAGCGGGAGCGCGAGCCACTCGCTGAGGTACCAGGCGCTCGATCCCGCGTAGGGGCCGGCGCCGCCGTCGACGAAGAACCCAGTCACCAGCCGATCGTACAGCGTTACCGGGTTCAGTCCGAACAGGAACAACGCGGGGTCGGGCAACGCGCCGTCGATCACTCCGACCGTCTCGAGGCCGAACGCCAGGGCCGCGCGAGCGGTCCGCCAGACGAGGACGAACAGCCCGTACGCGCCGAACGCGCCGGCGGTCGCGAGGTGTTTCGACTGTGTGAGCATCGAAATCGCGGTCGCGATCCCGACGAAGATCACGCCGTAGAGGACGGTCAGCGCGACGAAGGCCAGATACCAACCTGGCGAGAGCGAGCCGAGGGGATAGACCACGAGCGCGCCGGCGACGGCTAGCGCGGCGACGAGCGTCGTCGCGAACGCGAGCGAGCGCCCGACGAGTTTGCCGACGACGAGATCGCGGCGGCTGTACGGCAGCGACAGCAGCAGCGTCAACTGGCCGGACGTCCGCTCGGTGACGATCGCGCCGTAGCCGAGGAAGACGCCGATCAGCGGCAAGAGGTAATCGATGCTCCCGGTCAGGAAGCCGAAGCTGGCGAACGCTTTCGTGGTGTAGGGCTCGCTGCCGAGAACCGGAAACAGGTAGCCGCTCAGGACGCAGGCGCCGGCGAGCGCCCACAGCAACCATCGGATCGCTCGGGAGTCGCCGGTCGTCGCGTACTCCCGGCGCGCGATCGTCGTCCACGACATCAGCTCGCTCCGCTCGTGTACTCGACGAACATCTCCTCGAGCGACGCCTCTTCCGTCCGGAAGTTCTCGATGTCGACGCCGGCCTCGTTGAGCGTGATCAGCACGTCCATCTTGGCGTCGTTCGAGCAGGTCACCTCAACCCGGTCGGCCTCGGGGTTCGGCCAGGCGCGCTCGACGCCCGCGAGCGATTCGACCCGCTCGAGGACGCCCGCTTCGGCGCGGTCGACCGTGATCAACAGCTTCGTCGTGCCGCCGACCGACTGGCGCAGCCCCTCGATCGTGTCCGTCGCGACGAGTTCGCCGTCGTAGAGGATACCGACGCGGTCGCAGACCGCCTCGACCTGCTCTAAGATGTGACTCGAGAAGAAGACGGTCGCGCCGCGCTCGCGTTCCTCGCGGATGACCGTTCGGATCTGCTTGATCCCGTGGGGATCGAGCCCGCTGGTGGGCTCGTCGAGGACGAGCAGGTCGGGCTCGCCGACCAGCGCCATGCCGAGGACGAGCCGCTGGGCCATCCCCTTCGAGTAGCCGCCGGCCCGCTGATCGGCCGCGTCGCGGATACCAACGCGATCGAGAACGGCCATCGGTTCGACGTCGGTCTCCTTGGCCTCGATCGCGTACTCGATGTGCTGGCGCCCGGTCAGTCGGTCGTAGACGGTGTAGCCGTCCGGGAGGACGCCCATGCGGGACTTGGCCGCGACGGACTCCGACTGACAGTCGTGGCCGAAGATCGCCGCCCGCCCGTTGTCCGGCTGAGCGAAGTCGAGGAACACGTTGATCAGCGTCGACTTGCCCGCGCCGTTCGGTCCGAGGAAGCCGAAGACCTCCCCCTCGTCGACCGTCAGATCGACGCGATCGAGCGCCGTCACGGTCCCGTACTGCTTCGAGACGTTCTCGACCGTTATTGCAGCCATGTATTGTTAGAAGAATAATTGTTTTATAGTTCTTTTCACTCGACACGTCCGACGGCGGTCGGTCGGAGACTCCCGAGGTCGCAGCCCTTAACAGTCGTCGCCGCTAGTTTCTGATAATGACTGACCGAGAAGGCGATCGCGAGGGCGATCACCGGTTCTCCGACGGCGAGGGATTCGACGACGCCTACGAGGAGTTCGATCTGGACCCGCCGGAGTTGGCCGTCGATCCGGGGAAGGTTGACCCCGTCGACTCGCGGGTCGTCACCGACACGCTCGACGACCAGAACCTCGCCAAGGACGATGTCGACGCCGAGGAACTGCTCGACGTCGGCCTGAACTACATGCAGATCAACCGCTACGAGCAGGCTACCGACGCCTTCGAGCGGACCGCCCAGTTCGCCGAGGACGAGCGCTTAGAGCAGGAGGCGTGGGTGAACAAGGGCGTCGCCCACGCTGAACTCGAGGAGTACGACGCGGCGATCGGCGCCCATCGCGAGGCCATTAACATCGACGACTCGAGCGAGCACGCGGCAACTGCCGAGACCAACCTCGCGTACGCGCTCTGGGAGTTCGGCGAGACCTCCCAGGCCCTAGACCACGCCGAGCGCGCCGTCGAGATCGACGAGCGGTTCGCCGAGGGCTGGTTCAACCGCGCCTTCTTCCTCTCGGAGCGCGGGCTGGCCGAGGAGGCCTTACACTGCATCGACAACGCCATTCGGCTGGGGCTTCGCAATACTAAGGTCCTCGAGGAGAAGGCCGAGATTCTGGAGGAACTTGGCGAGTACGACGAGGCCGAAGAGATCGCCGAGGAGGCAAACGAGATGCGCGAGCGCGCCGAACAGCACGTCATGGAGGAACGCACGGACGGCCAGTCCCAGGGACGGGGCCAGGGCGGCTCCCTCGGCGGTCCGCAGTCCCAGCCCCAGCGCGGACAGGACCCACAGGGCGGGTTCGACATCGCCGATCCCGGTCAGGCGTCCGACCGCGACGAGGAAGACTGGCGGCTCGAGTAACGAATGCTCGTCAACGAACGACAGACCCAGGAGGGGTTGCTCGTGGCGGTCTGCGACGAGGACGTCCTCGGCGAAACCTTCGAGGGCGACGACATCTCGCTGACCGTCACCGAGGAGTTCTACGGCGGCGAGAGCGCCGACGAGAGCGCCGTCGTCGACAGCCTCTCGCGGGCGGCCGTCGCCAACCTCGTCGGCACGCGCGCCGTCGAACTCGCCATCGAAGAGGGCTTTATCGACGAGGCGAACGTCCTCGAGGTCGGATCGACGCTGCACGCGCAGTTACTGCGGATGCAGCAGTTCTGAGAGCGAAGTTTTGTGCTGTCGTTCGAGAGAGCCACGCTCTCTCGTGACTGAGCGAATCTTCGATTCGCGAGGTCCGCGAGACCTCCGGTCTCGCTTGATGACGAAAGGTGCTTCACGCCTTTTGAACCACGGGCGCGGCTTCGCCGCGCCCTCGGCAAAATCTTCAAAGAACGCTACGCGTTCTTTTGGACAGCGAGGGACCGTCGGTCCCTCGAGCAGTCGGCGCGAAGCGCCGACGACCTCGCGGGATCTTCGATCCCGCTCAGATTCGATGAAAAGCACCGGAAGACGCGAAGCGTCTTCCGAGCCCTCGTTCGCTTTCGCTCACGAGGACACTCCTCCCGCCCCTGGCTCGCGGGTCGGCCGCTCGCCTTGAGGCGGCGCTTCGCGCCGCGCTCCGGGTCAGTCGTCGGCCCGCTCGCTCACTTCGTTCGCTCGCGGAGACTGCACGCTTTCTGTGCTATACTGACTGGATTCACGATCGAACCGTGCCGCGCTCGAGCGCTACAGATCCGCCCGATTGAATCGGTGGTAGCCGATCGCGACGGGGACGACCAGCCAACATAGCAGGACGACGACGCCGAACTCGTCTTGGAGGTAAAAGGGCGCGTCGCCGGGGTAGCGCTGGGCGGGCGTCATCCCGTAGGCCTCGACCGACTGGAGGCCGTACTGGAACTGGAACGGAAACACCGATCCCTCGACGATCTGGCTGATCAGGTTGGTGTACGCGAAGATCGGGTTGAACTGCTCGACGACGAGGTACCAGGTTTCGGCCTCGACCGGCGGCCCCTCGCCGTAGATGAGGTAGTAGGGACCGGCCGTGATGAGCTCCCACAGCGCGATGAGAATCATGTAGATCCCGACGACGATCGCCATCGACTTACCCCGCGTGGAGACGGCGGCGGAGGTGCCGACGGCCAGTCCGGCGAAGGCCGCCCCGAACAGCGTGGAGACGGCGGCGAAGCCGAGCCAATCGACGAACGGAACTGAGCCGAACAGGACCGCGCCGAGGACCAGCGAGACGAGGCAGGCGAGCGCGACGGCGGCGGTGACGACGGCCGTCCGGCCGAGCAACTTCCCGAAGACGACGTCGGTCCGGTTCGGCGGCAGGCCCAAGAGGAGCTTGATGCTCCCCGAGCGTCGCTCCCCGACGACGGCCATGTAGCCGGCGATCAGCGCCGCGATGGGGAGGATCACCTGCAGGGGCGTGCCGACGAAGCTGAGCACCTCCGCCGCGGTGACGTCGTCGGCCGTGTACCAGATGGCGACGTAGCCGATGGTGACCAGCCCGACGAGCAGTCCGATCAGCGACCAGAGCAGTTTCGAGCGCCCGGCGTCCTCGAACTCCTTGCGAGCCACGGTGCCGATGTGCCCGCTCATCGGGCCACCTCCGACTCCGACGCGGTCGCCGGAGCAGCCTCGGTCTCGGTCGCCGCCTCGCGTTCGTCGCCGTTCGTCAGCGCCGTGAACAGCGTCTCGAGCGAGACGTCATCGATCCGCACGTCCTGGATCGTCGCCCCCGCACCGTCGAGCGCGATCACGAGGTCCGCTTTCGCGGCCGGATCGGTGACCGTACACTCGAGGGCGTGGTCAGACGCGACGACGTCGGTGATGCCGGCGACCGATGCGGCGGTCTCGCGCAGGCCCGCGGCCGCCTCGACGAGGGTCAGTTCCATCGTCGCGCCGCCGCCGATCTCCTCGCGGAGCCCCTCGATGGTGTCGACGGCGACGAGTTCGCCGTTGTTCAACACCCCGACGCGGTCACAGACCGCCTCGACGTGCTGGAGGATGTGACTCGAGAAGAAGACGGTCGTTCCGCGCTCGGCCTCGGCGCGAACCAGGTCCTGCATCTCCCGGATGCCGTGGGGATCGAGGCCGCTCGAGGGCTCGTCCATGATCAACAGGTCGGGGTCGCCGACGAGGGCCATTCCGGTCGCGAGGCGCTGGCGCATCCCCTTGGAGTAGTCGCCTGCGGGCCGATCGGCGTCCTCGGCGGAGAGGCCCACGCGCTCGATGATCGCGTCGGGATCGTTGTCGGCGTCCTTGGTCTCGATCGCGAACTCGACGTGCCGGCGCCCCGAGAGGCGCGGGTAGATGTCGAACCCCTCGGGGAGGACACCGACCCGGGGACTGATCGCGTCGGCCTCGGTCTGCGCGTCGTAGCCGAGCACCGTCGCCGAGCCCGCGGACGGACGGGTGAAATCGAGCAGCATGTTGATCGTCGTCGACTTCCCGGCGCCGTTGGGCCCCAGAAAGCCGAACACCTCTCCTTCCTCGACCGAGAGGTCGAGGTCGTCAACGGCGACGAGGTCGCCGTACGTTTTCGTCAGGCCGGACGTCTCTATCGCGGTCATACATCGCATTCGAGACACACGGTTCACATAATCGCTGGGCCGCGGCTTCACGATCGGAAACTCAGACGGAATCGAACGCCCTCCGCTGAACGCATTCCGCAGAACGGCCGTTCGAGACCGACTACACCCGCAATCGGGGACTCGAGTCGGCGTACCAACAGACAGCCAACATAGTTTGGGAACATCGATATGTCGATCGAAAGAGAACACGAAGATGGCAGGGCGGGATACTGGACGATTCGACAACATCCCTGCCGAGGCACCCACCCACCGACCCACCATTCCCAAACCACTCCCCACCACTCCCACCACTCCGTCCACTATCCACCGCTTCCCGCATCCCGTTTTTCGCGCATCGTCCGTCGCAGACGACGGCTTCGAGTGCCTCGACCGAAGGAGTGTTTTGTCTGGGGATCCTCCGGTTAGACAATGAGTCAACAGAACCTCGAGTCGCTCGACGTCGGAGCGATTCGCGACGAGTTCCCCATCCTCGAGCGCGAGTTCGACGGCCAGCAGGTCGTCTATCTCGACAACGCGGCGACGACCCAGACCCCCGATCCGGTCGTCGACGCGATGAGCGATTACTACCGCGAGTCCAACGCGAACATCCACCGGGGGATCCACCACCTCAGCCAGGAGGCCTCCATCATGTACGAGGAGGCCCACGACCGAGTCGCCGAGTTCATCAACGCCGATGGCCGCGAGGAGGTCATCTTCACCAAGAACACGACCGAAGGCGAGAACCTCATCGCCTACGCGTGGGGCCTGAACGAACTCGGCCCCGGCGACGAGATCGTCCTCACGGAGATGGAACACCACGCCTCGCTGGTCACGTGGCAACAGATCGGCAAGCGAACCGGCGCCGACGTGAAGTACATCCGGATCGACGAGGACCAGCGCCTCGACATGGACCACGCCCGCGAACTGATCACCGACGACACCGCCATCGTCTCGGCGGTCCACGTCTCCAACACGCTGGGCACGGTTAACCCCGTCTCCGAACTCACGGATCTCGCCCACGAACACGGGGCGCTCTCCTTCATCGACGGCGCGCAGGCAGTCCCTAACCGCCCTGTCGACGTCGAGGCCATCGACGCCGACTTCTACGCCTTCTCCGGTCACAAGATGGCCGGTCCCACCGGGATCGGCGTCCTCTACGGCAAACAGCACCTCCTCGAGGAGATGGAGCCCTACCTCTACGGCGGCGGCATGATCCGGAAGGTCACCTACGAGGACTCCACGTGGGGCGACCTCCCCTGGAAGTTCGAACCCGGAACGCCACAGATCGCCGAAGCCGTAGGCCTCGAGGCCGCCATCAACTGGCTCGAGGACATCGGCATGGAGCGCATCCAGGCCCACGAGGAGGAGATCGCCCGCTACGCCTACGAGCAACTCGAGAGCGAGGACGACGTTGAGATCTACGGTCCCGAGCCGGGGCCCGACCGCGGCGGTCTCGTCAGCTTCAACATCGAGGGCGTCCACGCCCACGACCTGGCCTCGATCATGAACGACCACACGATCGCGGTTCGGGCCGGCGACCACTGTACCCAGCCGCTTCACGACAAGCTCGGCGTACCGGCCTCGACTCGAGCGTCGTTCTACGTCTATAACACGCGAGAGGAAGTCGACAAGCTGGTCGCGGCGCTCGACGACGCGCGTCAGCTGTTCGCATAATTCTACCGCGAACGGAGTGAGCGGTCTTTTTTGGTCCAGATTTTTTGCTCGAGCGGTCAGCCGCTGGCTGACCCGAGAGTAAAAAGGTGGTCTCACAACACGCGGGAGGAGGTCGACAAGCTGGTCGCGACGCTCGACGACGCGCGTCAGCTGTTCGCATAATTCTACCGCGAACGGAGTGAGCGAAGGCCAGCGAGAACGAAGTTCTCGCCAGGCGCGACAGCTGTTCGCGTAATCGGTTCTCAGTCCCCGCAACATCGTCCGTGATTTCGGTTTCACGTCTTCTACCGCCTGCTCGAGGAACTGTGGCCCTCGATCGACCGCGCGAGCTATCGCCGTCGACGACCTAGACGCGGCGATGACTCGAGGGACCGTCACACTGTACATCGCCGCCAGTCTGGACGGCTTCATCGCGACCGAAGACGGCGGCGTCGAGTGGCTCGAAGAGTACGCGAGCGACGGCGAAAACGGAGCCGACGGGAGTTTTAAGGCGTTCTTTGCCGGCGTCGACTGCCTCGTCATGGGCTCGCGGACGTACGAACAGATTCTGTCGTTCGACGAGTGGCCCTACGGCGAGAGACCAACGTTCGTCGTCACGGGCCGAGACCTCCCGCTCGCGACCGACCGCGTCGAAC
This genomic window from Haloterrigena salifodinae contains:
- a CDS encoding aminotransferase class V-fold PLP-dependent enzyme, with translation MSQQNLESLDVGAIRDEFPILEREFDGQQVVYLDNAATTQTPDPVVDAMSDYYRESNANIHRGIHHLSQEASIMYEEAHDRVAEFINADGREEVIFTKNTTEGENLIAYAWGLNELGPGDEIVLTEMEHHASLVTWQQIGKRTGADVKYIRIDEDQRLDMDHARELITDDTAIVSAVHVSNTLGTVNPVSELTDLAHEHGALSFIDGAQAVPNRPVDVEAIDADFYAFSGHKMAGPTGIGVLYGKQHLLEEMEPYLYGGGMIRKVTYEDSTWGDLPWKFEPGTPQIAEAVGLEAAINWLEDIGMERIQAHEEEIARYAYEQLESEDDVEIYGPEPGPDRGGLVSFNIEGVHAHDLASIMNDHTIAVRAGDHCTQPLHDKLGVPASTRASFYVYNTREEVDKLVAALDDARQLFA
- a CDS encoding ABC transporter ATP-binding protein, which gives rise to MTAIETSGLTKTYGDLVAVDDLDLSVEEGEVFGFLGPNGAGKSTTINMLLDFTRPSAGSATVLGYDAQTEADAISPRVGVLPEGFDIYPRLSGRRHVEFAIETKDADNDPDAIIERVGLSAEDADRPAGDYSKGMRQRLATGMALVGDPDLLIMDEPSSGLDPHGIREMQDLVRAEAERGTTVFFSSHILQHVEAVCDRVGVLNNGELVAVDTIEGLREEIGGGATMELTLVEAAAGLRETAASVAGITDVVASDHALECTVTDPAAKADLVIALDGAGATIQDVRIDDVSLETLFTALTNGDEREAATETEAAPATASESEVAR
- a CDS encoding tetratricopeptide repeat protein, encoding MTDREGDREGDHRFSDGEGFDDAYEEFDLDPPELAVDPGKVDPVDSRVVTDTLDDQNLAKDDVDAEELLDVGLNYMQINRYEQATDAFERTAQFAEDERLEQEAWVNKGVAHAELEEYDAAIGAHREAINIDDSSEHAATAETNLAYALWEFGETSQALDHAERAVEIDERFAEGWFNRAFFLSERGLAEEALHCIDNAIRLGLRNTKVLEEKAEILEELGEYDEAEEIAEEANEMRERAEQHVMEERTDGQSQGRGQGGSLGGPQSQPQRGQDPQGGFDIADPGQASDRDEEDWRLE
- the thpR gene encoding RNA 2',3'-cyclic phosphodiesterase; its protein translation is MRLFVSVDLPDDLAASVADLQAEFEDASGLNFTDPEQAHVTLKFLGDVDEDRLPALEREFEAAVADADVDPFTVRYGGLGVFPSLDYINVVWFGTETGGEELTRLHEAIEERTTAMGFEAESHDFTPHVTLARMEHAGGKDLVQELVRERDPTIGETTVEEVRLTESTLTDSGPVYSTVESFPLE
- a CDS encoding ABC transporter permease subunit; translated protein: MSWTTIARREYATTGDSRAIRWLLWALAGACVLSGYLFPVLGSEPYTTKAFASFGFLTGSIDYLLPLIGVFLGYGAIVTERTSGQLTLLLSLPYSRRDLVVGKLVGRSLAFATTLVAALAVAGALVVYPLGSLSPGWYLAFVALTVLYGVIFVGIATAISMLTQSKHLATAGAFGAYGLFVLVWRTARAALAFGLETVGVIDGALPDPALFLFGLNPVTLYDRLVTGFFVDGGAGPYAGSSAWYLSEWLALPLFLAWVVVPVAFGYLRFRNTDL
- a CDS encoding ABC transporter permease yields the protein MSGHIGTVARKEFEDAGRSKLLWSLIGLLVGLVTIGYVAIWYTADDVTAAEVLSFVGTPLQVILPIAALIAGYMAVVGERRSGSIKLLLGLPPNRTDVVFGKLLGRTAVVTAAVALACLVSLVLGAVLFGSVPFVDWLGFAAVSTLFGAAFAGLAVGTSAAVSTRGKSMAIVVGIYMILIALWELITAGPYYLIYGEGPPVEAETWYLVVEQFNPIFAYTNLISQIVEGSVFPFQFQYGLQSVEAYGMTPAQRYPGDAPFYLQDEFGVVVLLCWLVVPVAIGYHRFNRADL
- a CDS encoding DUF424 domain-containing protein — encoded protein: MLVNERQTQEGLLVAVCDEDVLGETFEGDDISLTVTEEFYGGESADESAVVDSLSRAAVANLVGTRAVELAIEEGFIDEANVLEVGSTLHAQLLRMQQF
- a CDS encoding ABC transporter permease subunit, whose amino-acid sequence is MNWRPTARKDFRDSIRSRTIWILLVVLVGLFVLGSAVFGPDSGAFPAFVETAFGNVYGLVPLIGIALGYKAVLYERESGSLVLALSLPQSRRDFVAGKLVGRSLVLGFPLVAGLVVAGAVAAAQYDSAAPLSYLAFVGATVLYSVAFVSIAIACSMSFEADRQVLVRAIGLYVALDRAWIWLVDTIVSVLFRFNAPSPIPDWAVALQLASPSEAYRHLVAVRFGFDSTQAHLAAAAPSVVNSWTALVVLLGWILGPVAIGYLRFRDADL
- a CDS encoding dihydrofolate reductase family protein; this translates as MTRGTVTLYIAASLDGFIATEDGGVEWLEEYASDGENGADGSFKAFFAGVDCLVMGSRTYEQILSFDEWPYGERPTFVVTGRDLPLATDRVELVAGDLHELVDRLEERYDRSWLVGGAALAQSFLREGLVDEIRLTVVPVLLGEGVRLFTDDGAERALETVECTSFESGLVELRYDVSGSNTSA
- a CDS encoding ABC transporter ATP-binding protein, which encodes MAAITVENVSKQYGTVTALDRVDLTVDEGEVFGFLGPNGAGKSTLINVFLDFAQPDNGRAAIFGHDCQSESVAAKSRMGVLPDGYTVYDRLTGRQHIEYAIEAKETDVEPMAVLDRVGIRDAADQRAGGYSKGMAQRLVLGMALVGEPDLLVLDEPTSGLDPHGIKQIRTVIREERERGATVFFSSHILEQVEAVCDRVGILYDGELVATDTIEGLRQSVGGTTKLLITVDRAEAGVLERVESLAGVERAWPNPEADRVEVTCSNDAKMDVLITLNEAGVDIENFRTEEASLEEMFVEYTSGAS